Proteins co-encoded in one Nitrospirota bacterium genomic window:
- the efp gene encoding elongation factor P: MISTTDFRAGLKLAVDGDPMEIIDYQHVKPGKGGAFVRTKMRNLKTGNVLERTFRSGEKFEEAGVEERQMQYLYLQDGNYHFMDVSSYEQLFLTKEQMGDAWQFLKENTEVNILFWKGKPLGVSLPLFVELKIVETAPGIRGDTATGGTKPATLESGGVVKVPFHIEQGSVIKVDTRTKAYVERVKGP, encoded by the coding sequence GTGATTTCGACGACCGATTTTCGCGCTGGACTGAAGCTGGCGGTGGACGGCGATCCCATGGAAATCATCGACTATCAGCACGTGAAACCGGGGAAGGGCGGCGCATTCGTCCGGACCAAGATGCGCAATCTCAAGACCGGCAACGTGCTGGAGCGGACGTTTCGGTCGGGTGAGAAATTCGAGGAAGCGGGGGTCGAAGAGCGCCAGATGCAGTATCTCTATCTGCAGGACGGAAACTATCATTTCATGGACGTGAGTTCGTACGAGCAGCTCTTTCTGACCAAGGAACAGATGGGTGACGCGTGGCAGTTCCTCAAAGAGAACACCGAGGTGAACATCCTGTTCTGGAAAGGCAAGCCCTTGGGCGTCAGCCTGCCGTTGTTCGTGGAGTTGAAGATCGTGGAGACGGCGCCCGGAATCCGCGGCGACACCGCGACCGGCGGCACCAAACCCGCCACCCTCGAATCCGGTGGCGTGGTGAAAGTCCCGTTCCACATCGAGCAGGGCAGCGTGATCAAGGTGGACACGCGGACCAAGGCTTACGTCGAGCGGGTCAAGGGCCCATGA
- the thiE gene encoding thiamine phosphate synthase — translation MFTSPLYWIADASLAGGRPLVDLAQEAIAAGLQVYQYREKTLSHKDQYPIALALADLARATGTTFVVNDGIDLALVVKAHGVHLGQEDFPVKDARRILGTKMLIGCSAHTFDQAKAAEADGADYLGVGPIYESTTKMARAPLGCEKLREICEAVRIPVYAIGGVTVERCREVLAAGAKGVAVASGLLQPSIGKQTKAFLRALAAAPHRAQKVD, via the coding sequence GTGTTCACCTCGCCGCTGTATTGGATCGCCGACGCCTCGCTGGCCGGCGGGCGGCCGCTCGTCGACTTGGCGCAAGAAGCCATCGCGGCCGGCCTGCAGGTCTACCAGTACCGCGAGAAGACGCTCTCTCATAAAGACCAATATCCCATCGCGCTAGCGCTCGCCGACCTCGCGCGAGCCACAGGGACCACGTTCGTCGTCAACGACGGCATCGACCTCGCCCTGGTCGTCAAAGCTCACGGTGTGCATCTGGGACAAGAAGACTTTCCCGTCAAAGACGCGCGGAGAATTCTGGGAACCAAGATGCTGATCGGTTGCTCCGCGCACACGTTCGATCAAGCCAAAGCTGCTGAAGCCGACGGTGCCGACTACCTTGGCGTGGGGCCGATCTACGAATCAACCACCAAGATGGCGCGGGCACCCCTGGGGTGCGAAAAGCTGCGCGAAATCTGCGAGGCGGTGAGGATTCCGGTGTATGCGATCGGGGGCGTCACGGTGGAGCGGTGCCGCGAAGTGCTGGCGGCGGGGGCCAAGGGCGTGGCTGTGGCGTCGGGGTTGCTACAGCCAAGCATCGGGAAGCAGACCAAAGCGTTTCTGAGGGCGCTGGCCGCAGCGCCGCATCGTGCTCAGAAGGTCGATTGA
- a CDS encoding WYL domain-containing protein, which produces MPRTLTQIVRLWQICQFLQANGRATISRLLSVVEHDCHERTLRRDLDLLSGAGFPIHDEREDGKTWWILDENHRAFPVPLTADELFSLECGRELLRPLENTLVGDSVKRLYGKVYAALPARQREFLNSLRSAIQIAPVAHRAVPDPAIADTLRQAIDRGRTIDMRYASTRPRGRRWRKADPYRLYYHDDYLYLIAYCHANREVRLFRVDRIQALRVTDRPFERFMYFRIEDFFRGAFGVYRGKAEPVVLVFEPGAARWVRERRWHPSQKIDPLKAGKIRMHLELAVTPDFTQWVRGFGPEVVVEKPEHLARQIRDAAWKLLDRYEGSGKDRPLAAAAMRRRLAGQRTGSRHK; this is translated from the coding sequence GTGCCGCGGACGCTGACTCAGATCGTGCGACTCTGGCAGATCTGTCAGTTCCTCCAGGCCAACGGCCGGGCGACCATTTCTCGACTGCTTTCCGTGGTCGAGCACGACTGCCACGAAAGGACACTGCGCCGGGATCTGGACCTGCTGTCCGGCGCTGGGTTCCCAATCCACGATGAGAGAGAGGATGGGAAGACGTGGTGGATCTTGGACGAGAACCACCGCGCGTTTCCGGTGCCGTTGACGGCCGACGAACTCTTCTCCCTGGAGTGCGGTCGTGAGCTGCTACGGCCGCTTGAGAACACCCTAGTAGGTGACTCCGTCAAGCGGCTCTACGGCAAGGTCTATGCCGCCCTTCCCGCTAGACAACGCGAGTTCCTGAACAGTCTCCGCAGCGCCATTCAGATCGCGCCGGTGGCTCACCGTGCGGTCCCTGATCCGGCCATCGCGGATACTCTCCGTCAGGCCATCGACCGCGGCCGAACCATCGACATGCGGTACGCCTCCACGCGCCCTCGCGGGCGCAGATGGCGTAAAGCCGACCCCTACCGTCTCTACTACCACGACGACTATCTGTATCTCATCGCATACTGCCACGCGAACCGGGAGGTGCGGCTGTTCCGCGTGGACCGCATTCAAGCGTTGCGGGTCACCGACCGGCCGTTTGAGCGGTTCATGTACTTCCGCATCGAAGATTTCTTCCGGGGCGCGTTCGGCGTGTATCGCGGCAAGGCCGAGCCCGTGGTCTTAGTGTTCGAGCCGGGGGCCGCACGCTGGGTACGCGAACGGCGTTGGCATCCCAGCCAGAAGATCGACCCGCTCAAAGCCGGAAAGATCCGGATGCATCTGGAACTGGCCGTCACACCGGACTTCACTCAGTGGGTGCGCGGATTCGGGCCCGAGGTTGTGGTGGAGAAGCCGGAGCACCTGGCGCGGCAGATCCGGGATGCGGCGTGGAAACTCTTGGATCGGTACGAAGGGAGTGGAAAGGACAGGCCGTTGGCCGCGGCTGCGATGCGCCGAAGGCTGGCAGGCCAGCGTACCGGATCCAGGCACAAATAG
- a CDS encoding tetratricopeptide repeat protein, whose protein sequence is MASRDDTRSPDLQKLEEKLRRDPGSKLFFPLAEEYTKAGRLNEAISLLRSGIKAHPDFLGARVALGKALLTKGQVSEAKREFEQVVAANPDNLMAHKKLAAIYAKEGDKRKALASCELILAVNPTDAEAVRLRTSIGALPDVSPEDEATVKSQVSSVPSPETEATVVDRLPAVDESVEPTVVEPTLVARAAADPEIAEATEVMQLPPQMPAAAAAPAPEGTDAPKGEGAAADEELATVSLADLYVAQGHYQRAIAVYRRILERTPNDAEVAAKLENAVTLERLLAPQAVDAEVMKADLVHQVLARDEATGAEPDSADLQPSLAGAPTGASRHQAAIQRLEVWLTRIAERRRR, encoded by the coding sequence GTGGCGAGCAGGGATGACACTCGGTCACCAGACCTCCAAAAACTCGAAGAGAAACTCCGCAGGGACCCGGGCAGCAAGTTGTTTTTTCCGCTGGCGGAGGAGTACACCAAGGCCGGGCGGCTGAACGAAGCCATTTCCCTCCTGCGAAGCGGCATCAAAGCCCACCCCGATTTCCTGGGCGCAAGAGTGGCGCTCGGAAAAGCCTTGCTCACGAAAGGTCAAGTCAGCGAAGCCAAACGCGAGTTCGAACAGGTCGTGGCCGCGAACCCCGACAATCTGATGGCGCACAAGAAGCTCGCCGCGATTTATGCCAAGGAGGGCGACAAACGCAAAGCCTTGGCCTCGTGCGAGCTGATTCTGGCGGTCAATCCGACCGACGCGGAAGCGGTGCGGCTTCGCACCTCGATCGGCGCCTTACCCGACGTGTCGCCGGAGGACGAAGCGACCGTCAAGTCCCAGGTGTCGTCCGTTCCGTCGCCGGAGACCGAGGCCACGGTCGTAGACCGGCTGCCGGCGGTTGATGAGTCGGTGGAGCCCACGGTAGTGGAGCCCACGCTGGTGGCTCGCGCCGCGGCAGACCCCGAGATCGCCGAAGCCACCGAGGTGATGCAACTCCCACCGCAGATGCCCGCTGCTGCGGCGGCGCCGGCCCCGGAGGGGACGGACGCCCCCAAAGGCGAGGGGGCGGCGGCCGACGAAGAATTGGCGACCGTGTCCCTGGCTGATCTGTACGTTGCGCAGGGGCACTACCAGCGGGCAATCGCCGTCTACCGCCGGATCTTGGAGCGCACCCCGAACGACGCGGAGGTTGCCGCCAAGCTCGAAAACGCCGTGACGCTGGAGCGTCTCCTGGCCCCTCAAGCCGTTGACGCCGAAGTGATGAAGGCCGATCTCGTGCACCAGGTGTTGGCCCGGGACGAGGCAACGGGGGCCGAGCCCGACAGCGCCGACCTCCAACCGTCGCTGGCCGGCGCGCCGACCGGGGCGTCTCGGCATCAGGCCGCCATCCAGCGGCTCGAAGTGTGGTTGACGCGTATCGCAGAAAGGCGCCGACGATGA
- the accC gene encoding acetyl-CoA carboxylase biotin carboxylase subunit: protein MAGLFKKVLIANRGEIALRIIRSCRDLGIQTVVAYSEADAESLSVRLADERVCIGPADAALSYRNIPNILSAAEITGAEAIHPGYGFLAENAQFAEACDAAGLKFIGPSPESIALMGDKAQARELMTKHNIPVIPGSTGAVKDEQEARETAKRIGYPVIVKAAAGGGGRGMRVVNQEDDLTKALQTAQMEAKTSFGDESVYLEKYFIDPRHIEVQILADKKGNTLALGERDCSIQRRHQKLVEESPSPAVSPELRREMMRVAVDAAKAAKYVNTGTVEFLLDKHQKFYFIEMNTRIQVEHPVTEMVVDMDLIKEQIMVAAGRPLAIKQRDVKLRGHAIECRINAECPERFTPSPGTISVYRVPGGPGVRVDSAAYPGCVIPPYYDSLVAKLIVHADTRAEAIARMKRALAEFEIQGIKTTIPLHRRIMDDPGFVKGKFSTGFLERFLSADEPAAQDSFEYS, encoded by the coding sequence ATGGCGGGACTATTCAAAAAGGTACTGATTGCGAATCGGGGGGAGATTGCGCTGCGGATCATCCGGTCTTGCCGCGATCTGGGTATTCAGACCGTGGTGGCGTACTCCGAGGCGGATGCGGAGAGTTTGTCGGTGCGGCTGGCGGATGAACGCGTGTGCATCGGTCCTGCGGACGCGGCGTTGAGCTATCGGAACATCCCCAACATCTTGAGCGCGGCCGAGATCACGGGCGCGGAGGCCATCCATCCCGGATACGGCTTCCTGGCGGAGAACGCCCAGTTTGCCGAGGCGTGCGATGCCGCGGGGCTCAAGTTCATCGGCCCCTCGCCCGAGAGCATCGCGCTGATGGGCGACAAGGCGCAGGCGCGCGAGTTGATGACCAAACACAACATTCCGGTCATCCCGGGCAGCACCGGCGCGGTGAAGGACGAGCAGGAGGCGCGCGAGACCGCCAAACGCATCGGCTACCCCGTGATCGTCAAGGCCGCGGCCGGGGGCGGCGGGCGCGGCATGCGCGTGGTCAACCAGGAGGACGACCTGACCAAGGCCCTGCAGACCGCGCAGATGGAGGCCAAAACCTCGTTCGGCGACGAGTCGGTCTACCTGGAAAAATACTTCATCGACCCGCGGCACATCGAGGTGCAGATCCTGGCGGACAAGAAAGGCAACACCCTTGCGCTCGGCGAGCGCGATTGCTCCATCCAACGGCGGCATCAGAAGCTGGTGGAGGAGTCGCCGTCGCCAGCGGTCAGCCCGGAACTGCGGCGCGAGATGATGAGGGTGGCGGTGGACGCGGCCAAGGCCGCCAAGTACGTCAACACCGGCACCGTGGAGTTCCTGCTGGACAAGCACCAGAAGTTCTACTTCATCGAGATGAACACGCGGATCCAGGTCGAACACCCGGTGACCGAGATGGTGGTCGATATGGATTTGATCAAAGAGCAGATCATGGTGGCGGCAGGCCGGCCGCTCGCGATCAAGCAGCGCGACGTGAAGCTGCGCGGCCACGCCATTGAATGCCGGATCAACGCCGAGTGCCCCGAGCGCTTCACGCCGTCCCCCGGCACGATATCCGTCTACCGCGTGCCCGGTGGCCCCGGCGTGCGCGTGGATTCCGCCGCCTACCCAGGCTGCGTGATCCCGCCGTATTACGACTCGCTGGTGGCCAAACTCATCGTGCACGCCGACACGCGGGCGGAAGCCATCGCGCGGATGAAGCGGGCATTGGCCGAGTTCGAAATCCAAGGCATCAAGACCACGATCCCACTGCACCGCCGCATCATGGACGACCCCGGGTTCGTCAAAGGCAAGTTCTCCACCGGGTTTCTTGAACGATTTCTCTCCGCCGACGAACCGGCCGCGCAGGATTCGTTCGAGTATTCCTAA
- the accB gene encoding acetyl-CoA carboxylase biotin carboxyl carrier protein, producing MNIRELKELIDLVKASELTELEWERSGVRVKICRAPAPLVRHLAAESAVPGTNIPQGAPGSEGAEAETSGVVIRSPIVGTFYRSASPGAPPYVEVGDRVRRGQILCIVEAMKLLNEIEAEVDGVVAEIFVENARPVEYGEALFRIESA from the coding sequence ATGAACATCCGCGAACTCAAGGAGCTCATCGATCTGGTGAAAGCCAGCGAACTGACCGAGCTGGAGTGGGAACGCTCCGGCGTGCGAGTGAAGATCTGCCGCGCTCCCGCGCCGCTGGTCAGGCACCTGGCCGCTGAAAGCGCGGTCCCCGGGACGAACATCCCGCAGGGCGCGCCGGGCTCGGAGGGAGCCGAGGCCGAGACGAGCGGGGTGGTGATTCGCTCGCCGATCGTGGGCACGTTCTATCGGTCGGCGTCGCCAGGCGCGCCGCCGTACGTGGAGGTCGGCGACCGCGTCCGTCGCGGCCAGATCCTCTGCATCGTCGAGGCCATGAAGCTGCTCAACGAAATCGAAGCGGAGGTGGATGGGGTGGTGGCGGAGATTTTTGTGGAGAATGCGCGCCCCGTCGAGTACGGTGAAGCACTTTTCAGGATAGAGTCGGCCTAG
- the gmk gene encoding guanylate kinase — MTAEPGGSSQGKGLLFVVSAPSGAGKTTLCREVVDHLAGLRHSVSYTTRKPRPGEVDGRDYYFLDEGGFRKKIERGEFIEWAEVHGNLYGTAWDQVLIHGEQGVDLILDIDTQGAMQLKKKEVDGVYVYILPPSFDALKARLLERKSDSPEEITRRLRKAREEIWSYREYNYLIINDDVKRAMTELQSVIVSERIKMKRMNFSWIEDTFIKNKEVF; from the coding sequence CGGAACCAGGGGGGTCCAGCCAAGGCAAAGGTCTGTTGTTCGTGGTGTCCGCGCCGTCGGGCGCGGGGAAAACCACCCTGTGCCGTGAGGTCGTGGACCACCTCGCCGGGTTGCGGCACTCGGTGTCGTATACCACGCGAAAGCCTCGCCCGGGGGAAGTCGACGGTCGTGACTATTATTTCTTGGACGAGGGGGGATTCCGAAAAAAGATCGAACGCGGCGAGTTTATCGAATGGGCCGAGGTCCACGGCAATCTCTACGGCACCGCGTGGGACCAGGTCCTTATCCACGGCGAACAAGGCGTGGACCTGATCTTGGACATCGACACCCAGGGCGCGATGCAGCTCAAGAAAAAGGAGGTGGACGGGGTGTACGTCTACATCCTGCCGCCCTCGTTCGACGCGCTCAAGGCGCGGCTCTTGGAGCGCAAATCGGACTCGCCCGAGGAGATCACCCGCCGATTGCGCAAGGCTCGCGAGGAGATTTGGAGCTATCGCGAGTATAATTACCTCATCATCAACGACGACGTGAAGCGGGCCATGACCGAGTTGCAGTCGGTCATCGTCTCCGAGCGGATCAAGATGAAACGAATGAACTTCTCGTGGATCGAGGACACATTCATCAAGAATAAGGAGGTATTCTAA
- the coaBC gene encoding bifunctional phosphopantothenoylcysteine decarboxylase/phosphopantothenate--cysteine ligase CoaBC: MPRVGQGSDPPGNLSGRRILLGVTGSIAAYKSVSLLRRLVSLGADVTVVMTDAAKRFVGPLTFQTLSGHPVYDDPFDPREEILHLTLADAADAFLIAPATANTIAKLAAGAADDLLSALALSARCPVLLAPAMDAVMWEHRLVQRNLEALREAGVTIVPPETGALASGLVGPGRLASEQTMVAALEGCLGGGSWSRERVVVTAGPTSEPIDPVRTITNRSSGKMGYALAASARRRGAAVTLISGPTRLAPPLGVELVAVETAGEMRRAVLERVEKATLFIMAAAVADFRPRSPQPGKIKKGAAPLVLELVPTEDILTEVTGRCEGLFVVGFAAETDRVVERAAEKLKAKRLDLIVANDVSRPGIGFGADENEVTLIDRGGGVLAVPRLPKAAVADRILDRVDALRRSP, encoded by the coding sequence ATGCCACGAGTCGGACAAGGATCTGATCCGCCGGGGAACTTGTCCGGGCGGCGCATCCTGCTCGGGGTGACTGGGAGCATCGCCGCATACAAGTCCGTCTCGCTGCTGCGGCGCCTCGTCTCGCTCGGCGCGGACGTCACCGTGGTAATGACGGACGCGGCCAAGCGCTTCGTCGGGCCGCTCACGTTTCAGACGCTCTCCGGCCATCCCGTGTATGACGATCCGTTCGACCCCCGCGAGGAAATCCTCCACCTCACGCTGGCCGACGCCGCGGACGCGTTCCTGATCGCGCCGGCGACCGCCAACACCATCGCTAAGTTGGCGGCGGGTGCGGCGGACGACCTTCTCTCCGCCCTGGCGTTGTCGGCGCGATGTCCGGTCCTGCTGGCGCCTGCCATGGACGCGGTCATGTGGGAGCACCGGCTGGTCCAGCGCAACCTGGAGGCCTTGCGGGAGGCGGGTGTGACGATCGTGCCGCCGGAGACCGGGGCCCTGGCCTCGGGGCTGGTCGGGCCCGGCCGGTTGGCCTCTGAACAGACGATGGTCGCGGCCCTGGAAGGCTGCTTGGGCGGAGGGAGCTGGTCACGAGAGCGGGTGGTGGTGACCGCGGGCCCGACCAGCGAGCCCATTGATCCGGTGAGAACCATTACCAACCGCTCGTCCGGGAAAATGGGGTACGCGCTGGCTGCGTCGGCGCGGCGCCGCGGCGCGGCGGTCACGCTGATCAGCGGTCCCACCCGGTTGGCGCCTCCGTTGGGCGTGGAACTGGTCGCGGTCGAAACCGCGGGGGAGATGCGGCGCGCCGTGCTGGAGCGGGTCGAGAAGGCCACACTGTTCATCATGGCCGCGGCGGTCGCGGACTTTCGTCCGCGGTCCCCGCAGCCGGGGAAAATCAAGAAGGGCGCGGCGCCGCTGGTGCTTGAACTCGTTCCCACCGAGGACATTTTGACCGAGGTCACAGGGCGCTGCGAGGGCCTGTTTGTGGTGGGATTTGCCGCGGAGACGGACCGCGTGGTCGAGCGCGCCGCGGAGAAGCTCAAGGCCAAGCGCCTCGACCTGATCGTGGCCAACGACGTGTCCAGACCGGGTATCGGGTTTGGAGCCGACGAGAACGAGGTGACGTTGATCGACCGCGGCGGGGGAGTCCTCGCGGTTCCCCGGCTCCCCAAGGCCGCGGTGGCTGACCGCATCCTTGATCGGGTGGACGCGCTCCGGCGATCGCCGTGA
- the rpoZ gene encoding DNA-directed RNA polymerase subunit omega — protein MEIIELPIHLTGTELDSRYRLVVIGAQRARQLMEGARASEHTKYAKATTVALEEFLAAELTFLTGKDARLAQREARRKREELMRRRALLEREEEISAEIKKDLSVYIDDSAKRAAEIQGTP, from the coding sequence GTGGAGATCATCGAGCTGCCGATCCATCTGACCGGCACAGAACTGGATTCCCGCTACCGGTTGGTGGTGATCGGCGCGCAGCGCGCCCGCCAACTGATGGAGGGCGCCCGCGCGAGCGAACACACCAAATACGCCAAGGCCACCACCGTCGCCCTGGAGGAGTTCCTGGCGGCCGAGTTGACCTTCCTCACCGGGAAGGACGCGCGCCTCGCTCAACGGGAGGCGCGCAGGAAGCGCGAGGAACTGATGCGGCGGCGCGCCCTGCTCGAGCGCGAAGAGGAAATCAGCGCCGAGATCAAGAAAGACCTTTCCGTGTACATCGACGACTCGGCGAAGAGGGCGGCGGAAATCCAGGGGACTCCCTAA
- the aroQ gene encoding type II 3-dehydroquinate dehydratase → MIRILVLHGPNLNLLGAREPDVYGPVTLEALDETIRAAAKQAGADVEIRQSNNEGELVTWIQGARDRFDALVINAAAYTHTSVAVRDAIVAAGVPTVDVHLSNIHAREPFRHHSYVAEVAVGQISGFGAHSYVLGIEAAIRHVQSRHAKHRSKT, encoded by the coding sequence ATGATTCGGATCCTGGTGCTGCACGGTCCCAATCTCAATCTGCTCGGCGCGCGCGAGCCCGACGTGTACGGGCCGGTCACGCTGGAGGCGCTCGACGAGACCATTCGCGCGGCGGCTAAACAGGCGGGAGCCGACGTCGAGATTCGACAATCCAACAACGAGGGCGAATTGGTGACGTGGATCCAGGGGGCACGAGACCGGTTCGACGCCCTGGTGATCAACGCCGCGGCGTACACCCACACCAGCGTGGCGGTTCGCGACGCCATCGTCGCGGCCGGGGTCCCGACCGTCGACGTGCACCTGTCCAATATTCACGCACGGGAGCCCTTCCGGCATCACTCCTACGTCGCGGAGGTGGCGGTGGGGCAGATCAGCGGGTTCGGCGCTCACAGCTACGTGCTGGGGATCGAGGCGGCGATCCGCCATGTCCAGAGCCGTCACGCCAAACACCGATCCAAAACCTGA
- the rmuC gene encoding DNA recombination protein RmuC — MIAFIALATGGLVAWFLRGALARSAAAVTAVRLTTVERQLAGKAVEFDVLKADHARTLEVLRTESGLRAAAEATAARVPDLEAALADRDQALGEYKAKHAELETRIVEERKAAEEKMSVVKEAEAALSDTFKALSAEALRSNNHVFIELAKTTLEKFQEGAKTDLEARQKAVNELVRPLRESLEKVDGKLGDIEKSRVAAYSALNEQLKGLVDTHLPMLRNETANLIKALRQPTVRGRWGEIQLKRVVEMAGMVDHCDFIEQESRTTEDGRLRPDLIVRLPGGKGIVVDAKAPLSAYLSAVETEDESAQQAYLADHARQVRDHMVALGRKGYWEQFDPTPEFVVLFLPGEMFFSAALQEDPGLIEFGVNERVIPATPTTLIALLRAVAYGWRQEALAKNAQEVADLGRQLYERIATLAGHWAEVGGRLDKAVEAYNKSVATLESRVLVSARRLRELKAAPEGTEIDAIEPIERTPRTLQAGELLSIPSDENER, encoded by the coding sequence ATGATCGCCTTCATCGCCCTTGCCACGGGCGGCCTTGTTGCATGGTTTCTGCGAGGAGCGCTGGCCAGGTCGGCCGCCGCGGTCACCGCCGTGCGCCTCACGACGGTTGAACGGCAGCTTGCAGGCAAGGCGGTGGAGTTCGATGTGCTCAAAGCCGACCACGCTCGCACGCTTGAAGTCTTGCGCACTGAGTCCGGCCTGCGCGCCGCGGCGGAGGCCACGGCCGCCCGCGTCCCTGATCTCGAAGCCGCGCTGGCCGACCGGGATCAGGCGCTCGGTGAATACAAGGCCAAGCACGCTGAACTGGAGACGCGTATTGTTGAAGAGCGCAAAGCCGCCGAGGAGAAGATGTCCGTCGTGAAAGAGGCAGAGGCGGCTCTGTCTGACACCTTCAAAGCGCTGTCTGCCGAGGCCCTCAGAAGCAATAACCATGTATTTATCGAACTGGCAAAGACCACGCTGGAGAAATTCCAAGAGGGCGCAAAAACCGACCTTGAAGCGCGTCAGAAGGCGGTCAACGAGTTGGTGCGTCCTTTGCGCGAATCGCTCGAGAAGGTCGACGGCAAACTCGGGGACATTGAAAAATCACGCGTCGCGGCCTACTCCGCTTTGAACGAGCAATTGAAGGGGCTGGTCGACACCCACCTGCCGATGCTGCGCAACGAAACCGCGAATTTGATCAAGGCCTTGCGCCAGCCCACGGTGCGAGGGCGTTGGGGCGAGATTCAATTGAAGCGCGTGGTCGAGATGGCCGGCATGGTGGACCATTGCGACTTCATCGAGCAGGAGTCACGCACGACCGAAGACGGGCGATTGCGCCCCGATCTCATCGTGCGTCTGCCTGGTGGCAAGGGCATCGTGGTGGACGCCAAAGCCCCGCTGTCCGCCTATCTCAGCGCGGTCGAAACCGAGGACGAATCCGCGCAACAGGCATATCTCGCGGACCATGCGCGCCAGGTGCGCGATCACATGGTCGCGCTCGGCCGCAAAGGCTACTGGGAGCAGTTCGACCCCACGCCCGAGTTCGTCGTCCTGTTCCTGCCGGGCGAAATGTTCTTCAGCGCGGCTCTGCAGGAAGACCCCGGGCTGATCGAGTTTGGCGTCAATGAGCGCGTCATCCCGGCCACCCCCACCACGCTCATCGCCCTGTTACGCGCCGTCGCCTACGGCTGGCGGCAGGAAGCGCTCGCGAAAAATGCACAGGAAGTCGCCGACCTGGGCAGGCAACTCTACGAGCGCATCGCCACGCTGGCGGGACATTGGGCCGAAGTTGGCGGCCGGCTCGACAAAGCGGTGGAGGCCTACAACAAATCCGTGGCCACCCTGGAATCGCGCGTGCTCGTGTCCGCGCGAAGGCTGCGGGAGCTCAAGGCGGCGCCGGAGGGCACAGAGATTGACGCGATCGAGCCGATCGAACGCACGCCGCGGACGTTGCAGGCCGGGGAGCTTCTATCGATACCGTCGGATGAGAATGAACGATGA
- a CDS encoding Uma2 family endonuclease: MVAHPSPIKFTYEDYLLFPDDGKRHELIEGEHYVTPSPVTRHQRIVLNLGGFLNERLRNKQVGQVFVAPVDVMLSDRDVVQPDVLFLSPGRETLITDACIKGAPDLCVEVISDSTRKTDEIVKRKLYERFGVLEYWIIDPELETVKVYRLAEGRYTRTAELTRENHDTLTTPLLPGLSILLDTLFA; encoded by the coding sequence ATGGTCGCCCATCCATCTCCCATCAAGTTCACCTACGAAGACTACCTGCTGTTTCCCGACGATGGGAAGCGGCACGAACTCATCGAGGGGGAACACTACGTGACGCCATCACCCGTGACGCGACATCAACGGATCGTCCTGAATCTTGGCGGGTTCTTGAACGAACGACTACGGAACAAGCAGGTCGGCCAGGTATTCGTTGCCCCAGTGGATGTCATGTTGTCGGATCGTGACGTTGTTCAGCCCGACGTGTTGTTTCTCTCTCCAGGTCGCGAAACACTGATCACCGACGCATGCATCAAAGGTGCACCTGATTTGTGCGTCGAGGTTATCTCGGACAGTACTCGAAAGACCGATGAGATCGTGAAACGCAAGCTGTACGAACGATTCGGCGTGCTGGAGTATTGGATCATCGACCCCGAACTGGAAACGGTCAAGGTCTACCGCCTCGCCGAGGGCCGCTACACCCGAACCGCCGAGCTCACCCGCGAAAACCACGACACGCTGACGACCCCGCTGCTGCCGGGCCTGTCGATCCTTCTCGACACGTTGTTCGCGTAA